From a region of the Salvelinus namaycush isolate Seneca chromosome 40, SaNama_1.0, whole genome shotgun sequence genome:
- the LOC120033713 gene encoding cysteine/serine-rich nuclear protein 3-like: MSGILKRKFEEVEVDSPSPCLSLRGSDDEVSAGSDSGNSSDSVNPGPSTPVAPSSILRCEKRLRVRNVHFESVTVYYFSRRQGFTSVPTQGGSTLGMSTRHSWVQRYTLGEFAVEQERSHRDMLRDHLKEEKLNSIKLKLTNNGTVESDEAESLTLDDISEDDIDLDNTEVDEYFFLQPMTTRRRRALLRASGVRRIDVEEKHELRAIRVSREECGCDCRGLCHPATCACSLAGIKCQVDRMSFPCGCSKEGCSNSTGRIEFNPIRVRTHFLHTIMKLELEKSHEQQQPQVTNGNGYHGELPVNVPVQRALQYPLMSDNIPVLQAPIMHLPSTSDAEQHLEEDEDEEDDEEEYEDEDDGSSLCSGLSDCSTDSLHTSDSEEEEEEEEEDDCESMEEGVSGPPVSHTEVVSLSSVLGYTDGTHTNTNHANPNSYYHNPSSGYYQMDNSANLNPTPKAPSEAPSLLSLPNRQGATDGPTVVSQEQPKTTSEPHTDHLSQIEGLYMHFPHTDKAPAANACSSAPQQSNTPHSGETSTLHHEQPFQTQVSVFHHESCSRGSSAEWSLAGTAT; encoded by the exons ATGAGTGGGATCCTGAAGAGGAAGtttgaggaggtggaggtggatagcccctccccctgcctctctctccggGGGTCCGATGACGAGGTCTCCGCTGGCAGCGACAGCGGGAACAGCAGCGACAGCGTCAACCCAGGCCCCTCCACCCCCGTCGCCC CCTCTTCTATCTTGAGGTGTGAAAAGCGCCTGCGTGTGCGCAACGTGCACTTTGAGAGTGTGACGGTGTACTACTTCAGCCGGCGCCAGGGCTTCACCAGCGTGCCCACGCAGGGTGGCAGCACCCTGGGCATGTCCACGCGCCACAGCTGGGTGCAGCGCTACACCCTGGGGGAGTTCGCCGTGGAGCAGGAGAGAAGCCACCGAGACATGCTGCGAGACCACCTCAAAGAGGAAAAACTAAACTCCATCAAACTCAAG CTGACCAATAATGGCACTGTGGAGTCGGACGAGGCCGAGTCGCTGACCCTGGACGACATCTCAGAGGACGACATCGACCTGGACAACACAGAGGTGGACGAGTACTTCTTCCTGCAGCCGATGACCACCAGGCGGCGCCGCGCTCTCCTCCGGGCGTCCGGGGTGCGACGCATCGACGTGGAGGAGAAGCACGAGCTGCGGGCCATCCGGGTGTCCCGGGAGGAGTGCGGCTGTGACTGCAGGGGGCTGTGCCACCCCGCGACCTGCGCTTGCAGCCTGGCCGGCATCAAGTGCCAG GTAGATCGCATGTCATTCCCGTGCGGCTGCAGCAAGGAGGGCTGCAGTAACAGCACAGGCCGCATCGAGTTCAACCCCATCCGTGTTCGCACCCACTTCCTGCACACCATCATGAAGCTGGAGCTGGAAAAGAGCCACGAGCAACAACAACCGCAGGTCACCAATGGCAATGGTTACCATGGAGAACTACCAGTCAACGTCCCTGTCCAGCGTGCTCTGCAGTACCCCCTGATGTCTGACAACATCCCAGTCCTGCAGGCTCCCATCATGCACCTGCCGAGCACCAGCGACGCAGAGCAGCATCTAGAAGAGGACGAAGATGAGGAAGATGATGAGGAGGAGTACGAGGATGAGGACGATGGTAGTAGTTTATGTAGCGGCCTCTCGGACTGCAGCACCGACAGCCTGCACACTAGTGactctgaggaggaagaggaggaggaggaggaagatgactGTGAGTCTATGGAGGAGGGGGTGAGTGGACCCCCAGTCTCTCACACAGAGgtggtttctctctcctctgtgttgGGTTACACTGATgggacacacaccaacaccaaccACGCTAACCCCAACTCATACTACCACAACCCTTCATCAGGGTACTACCAGATGGACAACTCAGCCAACCTGAACCCCACACCCAAAGCCCCTAGTGAAgctccctcactcctctcactCCCCAACAGGCAGGGGGCCACCGATGGCCCCACGGTCGTGTCACAGGAGCAGCCTAAAACCACATCCGAGCCACACACAGACCACCTCAGCCAGATAGAGGGACTGTATATGCATTTTCCCCACACTGACAAAGCACCAGCAGCCAACGCCTGTTCCTCAGCCCCGCAGCAGAGCAACACTCCCCACAGTGGGGAGACTAGTACACTACACCATGAGCAGCCCTTTCAGACACAGGTCAGCGTTTttcatcatgaatcttgttctagAGGCAGCTCTGcggagtggtcactagctggcacagccaca